From Camelina sativa cultivar DH55 chromosome 5, Cs, whole genome shotgun sequence:
TAGGATAcggtttgaaattttttatgtCACGGAACTGATCATAATGCATGCTGTTATGGCAGGTGTNCTATGCTTTTGGGGAGTTATAAATGGGAGAAGGATACTGTTTGAACTTTTATGTCATGGAACTGATCATAATGAATGCTGTTATGGCAGGTGTAACTTCTTAAACTATAGGAGAAACATGGCATGTTTCCATTGTGATTGCAAGCGTCCAGCGGATGCTatcttagaaaacaaaacacaagataCACATCGCTTCACAGAAGCACAAACTGACAGGGTTGTGAAGCGGGATGATGTTTCAAATGCATGGAACTTTGATTTTGATGACGATGAATCAGACGGAGCAGAAGTTGCTGCGTTTGAATATGCGGATTCCAGCAAAAAGAATGAAAGCCTTCTCCGGGAGGGTATGAGAGATCCTGAAGAAGAATTTGGTAATCTTCCTCCGGGAGCTCGAGAAAGTTCTGATTTTAGCAGAAGCAGAAGACCTGGGGTTGGGTTTGATGATTTTGACGATGAAGATGACATTGATAGCTATGAAATAGACGAATCTGGAGAGAGAGAGGTCCCAGTTGAAGGAGCTCgatcttcttttgcttctgaCGAGTTCTCAGAGGATGAACAGTTTCCTGAATCAAAGGCTGGTTATGATGCACACAGAGGAGGAAGTTCAAACTTTCACAACAGTAGAAAGAAGCAAGGAAACGGTAAGGGAGGTTTCTCTAGGGATGATGAGCTCGGTTTCAGTTCAGATGATGAGGTATCCGCCAATCCCAGGTGGAAATCAAGCCATGTTGCTTCAACCCAGAGAGGTCCACCTTTGAGAAAACTTACATTTGGGTCAGACGAAGAATTTGGGCTCGATTCTGATCTGGAGAACGATGGTCCCAGGTCCAGTCTAAGGCGTGGACAAAGAAACAACGGTGGTAAAGGAGGGTTCAAAGAAAAACGAAGATCCTATTCAGCTTCAGAATctgatgatgacatggatgatCAAGAGTTCAGAGGGTCAAGCTTCTCTGGTAATAAATCGAgaggaagcagaggaagaatGAGAGGTGGACGTGGTGGTTTCAATGATAATTTTGCCTCTGATAGCTACAAGGGATCTAATGGCTCGTCAGCTAACAGATCAAGAGGGAGAGGGGCAAGAACAGGAAGCAGGAGGAGTAGCTTTGGTAGTGACGATGAAGATTACAGAGGGTCAAGTTCCCAGGCTAGTCGATCAAGAGGGAACAGAGAAGATAGTGGTGGGTTTGGGGGAAGAATGGGAAGCAGAAGGGGAGGttttgatgatgagtttgatagaaaGAGCAGCCGGGGACGCGGTTCAGGTAGTTTCAGGGGGTCtaacagaggaggaagaggaggaggaggaggaggaggaaaccgGCATGGGCATAGTGATGTTAAAGACACAGACATCGGAGATTTCAGAAACAGTCGAAGGGTTATCGAGAGATAGAAATGTAAAcaggaaaaatgccaaaaaaaacccgaaattatttttatttggacgtttaatacccaatggttttggattggaataaaaatacaacaaataataaaaacgtgtcatttaaaatctaaaataataagtgttgttgtttttatacCTAcgattttttaacaaaatcaaaattccaattttaccccggttatctaattaattattaattcataatataaaaaatctaagTTTTCTGTTAACCATGTCAAACCAGGAATTAACCCcggttatctctcttcttcctctttgatcaaaaaaaaaaaaaatatctctcttcttcctcctctctctctaatcGTCGTTGCTCTGGAACTCGAAAAATAAAATGCTCGCTCTCACATGAACGGCGGCACACATCATCATTCAATTTCTTAACAACCGACGATGACGCATCGGCGACGGCGATGGAAGCTTTCATCGAAACAAATCAGCACTCTTCTATGTTTCTTtcacaaccacaaccacaatctcttcttcctcctcagtTCAACGAAGACACTCTCCAATAATGTCTCCAAGCTTTGATCGAATCCGCCAGAGAGAACTAGACTTACGCTATCTTCTGGCAGATCTCGCACGACTTCGATTCATCAACGCCAACGGGAGACAACACTGTGATCCTCGGTTGGGGTGATGGTTActacaaaggagaagaagacaaagcgAAGACGAAGAACAACACGAACACGGCGGAGCAAGAGCATCGGAAATGAGTGATTCGCGAGCTTAATTCGTTGACCTCTGGGTCGGGTGCTTTAACCGCTAGTCAAGGTCAAATTTACGGGTTGGAGACGATGGTGTGTATCGCTGTTCAAAACGGCGTCGTTGAGCTTGGTTCCTCGGAAGCTTTAAACCAAAGCTCAGATATGATGGATAAAGTTAATAGTTTGTTTAATTCCAACAACGGTGGTAATAATGGTGGtgaagcttgttcttggagttttaaTCTCAGTCTAGATCGAGGTGAGAACGATCCAGCGCTATGGATTAGTGAACAGCGACGAACACCGGAATCGGATCTCCGGTGAGGGTTAATAATGATAATCATTCGAATTCTAATTCTAAGTCAGTTTTCGAAGCTTGAGAAGAATGATATAAGCTCTGTTGAGAATCATAAGCGTACTGGAGAGCGAGCATTTTATTTTTCGAGTTCCAGAGCAACGACgattagagagagaggaggaagaagagagataaccAAGGTTAATTCCTGGTTTGACATGGTTAACAGAAAACCGGGGTAAAATTGGAAAATCGGggtaacataatataaaaccaagattttttatattatgaattaataattaattagataaccggggtaaaattggaattttgattttgttgaaaaatcgtgggtatgaaaacaacaacacttattattttaggttttaaatgacacgtttttattatttggtgtatttttattccaatccaaaaccattgggtattaaacgtccaaataaaaataagttcgggttttttttggcattttttccAAATGTAAACTGACATTTTCAGACATTATTTCAAATCTCTATTAGAGAAATCATAGTCACTTGGCTATGGGGGCATCAGTTCAGTTATAATAACAGTCGTCATTTTCAGTTATAATAACTCGCACATGAGAGTTTTGGGCGAGTTTTACAAAAGGTGGTTCTCATTATGAACACAAAAATCAGGTTTGGAGgtgtatataaatgtaaatggaTTCGTGAACTCAAATGGCTCGGCCAAGCTGTCTAGGGCCGAGAAGACGAGAAGTCAGTTTCGAGTTTGAACAAGGCCGGAATCACAAATGTTCATGGTCAatcattttcttaaaaagttGTTACTTAAAAGAATTTtcagtaatttattttattatatattaaaaaaatattgacaaatatataaaaaaaattaatcaatagAGGAGAGACATGTGTTCGGGTCGAGTCGTATAGCGCGGATAAATTCTTAGCCTCATCGCATTCTCTTCACCATCTGTTTCCTCGGGTCGTGTCAAAATTCTACACAACTTTGATTTGGTAGGGAACCACAACTTGACCATGAACATTTTGTTGTTCCGGCcttcttcaaaattaattttaaatttaaatatcatagATTCGTAGTATAAGTGTTTTTAAATATCGTAGATTTGTAGATGACtttaagattataaaaaaaatacaatcttAGATTAAATAAATGTTCATATAATGTTTCTTACTAATcttcacatatatatagggtttttttttttttttctcttgcttgTAGTTTTGTTAAACACTTGGTTTGTTCGACTTCGGGAGTTACTTATTGTAGCGATGTAAAACTCATTTCTACGTATAATAGCAAATCCACTTTTACGAGTCAATTTAAATTCAatggatgagattgtttttgtTACCTTATCTAatagtttagatttgttatttttttttgacaaagtttagatttgttagtaatctcaaaagttgcaatgttttgatccaacaattatgttttttgGTCGAATCCccaaattttaatgttttaacatcTTAGAGCAAGTCCATTGGAAGGTTGTTATTTTT
This genomic window contains:
- the LOC104787366 gene encoding uncharacterized protein LOC104787366, producing the protein MAPSISLLLIRRVSLFHINPKSRRLFQPFLAKSFSTSPQSKPDSTLEPNHKSSSLSSRLSFVFDQIDAIEKRHSEQDETLERIRAWRQSKQTQQPKTPSSAPQDPDPKEVDTFVPNEKLVSCSVAEPSQINSGELIEEKGVVELVHPWPEWMELMERLLKQNYFDHRRERDEDEMVSCLGMDVSNAKLGEEEKVGVALFQEFRAVQNACINFGKDRFDILRSLSRNDIQILVGHGCPATDRKVVFSGKLLRKRVHLDEGDVCSSCSLRNSCEKAFLLTNKEDEARTIDLMRILFTYGFDPLNGTVANKNLLKKKSVKTVVRKLLHEIVKLSTVPIDPNLTPPVIKRAPPKVKQPPPTPKRRVGRDDVEMKKGDWLCPKCDFMNFAKNTICLQCDAKRPKRQLLPGEWECPECNFLNYRRNMACFHCDCKRPADAILENKTQDTHRFTEAQTDRVVKRDDVSNAWNFDFDDDESDGAEVAAFEYADSSKKNESLLREGMRDPEEEFGNLPPGARESSDFSRSRRPGVGFDDFDDEDDIDSYEIDESGEREVPVEGARSSFASDEFSEDEQFPESKAGYDAHRGGSSNFHNSRKKQGNGKGGFSRDDELGFSSDDEVSANPRWKSSHVASTQRGPPLRKLTFGSDEEFGLDSDLENDGPRSSLRRGQRNNGGKGGFKEKRRSYSASESDDDMDDQEFRGSSFSGNKSRGSRGRMRGGRGGFNDNFASDSYKGSNGSSANRSRGRGARTGSRRSSFGSDDEDYRGSSSQASRSRGNREDSGGFGGRMGSRRGGFDDEFDRKSSRGRGSGSFRGSNRGGRGGGGGGGNRHGHSDVKDTDIGDFRNSRRVIER